A genomic window from Camelina sativa cultivar DH55 chromosome 2, Cs, whole genome shotgun sequence includes:
- the LOC109126515 gene encoding uncharacterized protein LOC109126515 yields the protein MKDKCWIFHPHLKPAKFKANLSKEVTSDKRIGSSKQGDEAAMTASYGEVVRKSDLEALIRSIASLKDSGITFFASNPSSSLVVDSGASHHMISNPSLLDNIKPALGSVIIANGDRIPVKGVGNLKLFDKTSKAFFMPTFTSNLLSVLRSDNGGEYTSHKFKEHLTKHGILQQTTCPYKSQQNGVAERKNRHLMEVARSMMFHTNVTKRFWGDAVMTACYLINRTPTRVLNDLSPFECLESKEVNSMLRAPSVCSSVTPQLKRAICYEPTTSRLFVSRDVKFMENAGYFDKKDWNSLKDLSSSPNDRASSLRFLLDHLGNPPPKPIRDQSTSPLTNGDEESPIPTKHSDAPGSNAPHEATKTVCASGGKAT from the exons ATGAAAGACAAGTGCTGGATATTTCATCCTCATCTCAAGCCGGCCAAGTTCAAGGCTAATCTCTCTAAGGAAGTGACTAGCGACAAAAGAATCGGGTCGTCAAAACAAGGAGATGAGGCGGCTATGACTGCATCCTATGGTGAGGTGGTGAGGAAATCTGACTTGGAGGCACTCATTCGATCCATTGCCTCACTCAAGGATTCTGGTATCACTTTCTTTGCCTCTAATCCGAGTAGTTCACTTGTTgttgactcgggtgcttctcaccatatgattagtaacccgAGTTTGttagacaacataaaaccggcttTAGGAAGTGTTATTATAGCAAATGGAGATCGAATACCAGTAAAGGGAGTAGGGAACTTGAAACTATTTGATAAaacctcaaaagctttctttatgcctacaTTTACATCAAATCTCTTATCG GTACTTAGGTCagataatggaggagaatacacAAGTCACAAGTTCAAGGAACACCTTACCAAACATGGGATTCTACAACAAACTACCTGCCCATACAAAtcccaacaaaatggtgtggcggAGAGGAAGAATCGACACCTCATGGAGGTTGCAAGGTCGATGATGTTCCACACAAACGTCACTAAGAGATTTTGGGGTGATGCTGTCATGACGGCCTGCTATCTAATTAATAGAACTCCAACAAGAGTCTTAAACGACCTGTCTCCATTCGAG tGCCTGGAGAGCAAAGAAGTAAACTCGATGCTAAGAGCACCAAGTGTATGTTCATCGGTTACTCCACAACTCAAAAGGGCTATATGCTATGAGCCGACCACAAGTCGCTTATTTGTCTCTCGGGACGTGAAGTTCATGGAAAACGCTGGCTACTTCGACAAGAAAGATTGGAATAGTTTAAAGGATCTTTCAAGTTCACCAAATGACCGAGCGTCTAGCTTGAGGTTCCTTCTTGATCACCTCGGCAACCCTCCACCAAAGCCGATACGTGATCAAAGTACGTCTCCCTTGACCAATGGTGACGAAGAGTCACCAATCCCTACGAAACATTCTGACGCTCCGGGCAGTAATGCACCTCATGAAGCTACTAAGACAGTTTGTGCGAGTGGCGGCAAGGCAACATAA
- the LOC104720340 gene encoding mitogen-activated protein kinase kinase kinase 1-like isoform X1, which translates to MEFPDRISFREMESRDRETSLIFAAGESIITSWQKGQLLGRGSFGSVYEAVSADGDFFAVKEVSLFDLGSNEQECIHHELEADIALLSQSSSSSSVNTNSTSSFMTPSQMDLSQAGHSGGVANWENTKSTRSESIEIRKFSNVLVTSWLKGEPLGQESFCSVYEHLETEIALLNQLQHKNIVRYRGTAKDGSKFYIFLELVTKWSLLNLYQRYPLLDSVVSNYTRQILDGLKSLHDKGFTHRDINCANILVDANGDVKLADFGLAKESKLNDIKSCKGTSVWMAPEVINPKGNDDGHGSPADIWSLGCTVLEMCTCQIPYSVLHPLAALFKISRGTLPEIPDTLSQDARDFILKCLKVNPDERPTAAELLNHPFVTRPSPSLSSGGTLMS; encoded by the exons ATGGAGTTCCCGGATCGCATCAGTTTCCGGGAAATGGAATCTCGGGATCGTGAAACCTCGCTGATTTTTGCCGCTGGAGAATCTATCATCACTTCTTGGCAAAAGGGTCAACTTCTGGGACGAGGATCATTTGGCTCTGTGTACGAAGCCGTTTCAGC AGATGGGGACTTCTTTGCTGTCAAGGAAGTTTCACTTTTTGATTTAGGAAGTAATGAACAAGAATGCATTCATCATGAACTTGAAGCG GATATTGCACTACTTAGTCAGTCTTCTTCTAGTTCCTCCGTTAATACCAACTCGACTTCTTCCTTTATGACGCCCTCTCAAATGGATTTGAGTCAAGCAGGTCATAGTGGTGGTGTTGCGAATTGGGAAAATACTAAATCGACACGTTCCGAGTCTATTGAGATTAGAAAGTTTAGCAATGTTCTAGTCACGTCTTGGCTGAAGGGTGAGCCTTTGGGACAAGAATCATTTTGCTCTGTGTATGAACACCTTGAGACG GAAATTGCACTACTTAATCAGCTTCAGCATAAGAATATTGTGCGATACCGTGGCACAGCCAAG GACGGGTCGAAGTTTTACATCTTTCTTGAGCTTGTAACCAAATGGTCTCTTCTAAACCTTTACCAACGTTACCCGCTTCTGGACTCTGTAGTCTCCAATTACACAAGACAGATTCTTGATGGTTTGAAATCTCTCCACGATAAAGGTTTTACTCACAG GGACATCAACTGCGCAAATATACTGGTGGACGCTAATGGCGACGTCAAACTTGCAGATTTCGGATTGGCAAAG gaGTCAAAGTTAAACGACATTAAGTCCTGCAAGGGAACTTCAGTTTGGATGGCTCCGGAG GTTATTAACCCTAAGGGTAATGATGATGGGCATGGAAGTCCAGCTGATATATGGAGCCTTGGGTGCACTGTGCTCGAAATGTGTACTTGCCAGATCCCTTACTCTGTTCTACATCCT CTTGCAGCCCTATTTAAGATCTCAAGGGGTACGCTTCCGGAAATACCTGATACTCTATCCCAAGACGCTCGTGATTTCATACTTAAGTGTCTCAAAGTGAACCCGGATGAGCGACCAACTGCAGCTGAACTGCTGAACCATCCATTTGTGACAAGGCCCTCACCATCCTTGAGCTCAGGAGGAACATTAATGTCCTAA
- the LOC104720340 gene encoding mitogen-activated protein kinase kinase kinase 1-like isoform X2 — protein MEFPDRISFREMESRDRETSLIFAAGESIITSWQKGQLLGRGSFGSVYEAVSADGDFFAVKEVSLFDLGSNEQECIHHELEADIALLSQSSSSSSVNTNSTSSFMTPSQMDLSQAGHSGGVANWENTKSTRSESIEIRKFSNVLVTSWLKGEPLGQESFCSVYEHLETEIALLNQLQHKNIVRYRGTAKDGSKFYIFLELVTKWSLLNLYQRYPLLDSVVSNYTRQILDGLKSLHDKGFTHRDINCANILVDANGDVKLADFGLAKESKLNDIKSCKGTSVWMAPEE, from the exons ATGGAGTTCCCGGATCGCATCAGTTTCCGGGAAATGGAATCTCGGGATCGTGAAACCTCGCTGATTTTTGCCGCTGGAGAATCTATCATCACTTCTTGGCAAAAGGGTCAACTTCTGGGACGAGGATCATTTGGCTCTGTGTACGAAGCCGTTTCAGC AGATGGGGACTTCTTTGCTGTCAAGGAAGTTTCACTTTTTGATTTAGGAAGTAATGAACAAGAATGCATTCATCATGAACTTGAAGCG GATATTGCACTACTTAGTCAGTCTTCTTCTAGTTCCTCCGTTAATACCAACTCGACTTCTTCCTTTATGACGCCCTCTCAAATGGATTTGAGTCAAGCAGGTCATAGTGGTGGTGTTGCGAATTGGGAAAATACTAAATCGACACGTTCCGAGTCTATTGAGATTAGAAAGTTTAGCAATGTTCTAGTCACGTCTTGGCTGAAGGGTGAGCCTTTGGGACAAGAATCATTTTGCTCTGTGTATGAACACCTTGAGACG GAAATTGCACTACTTAATCAGCTTCAGCATAAGAATATTGTGCGATACCGTGGCACAGCCAAG GACGGGTCGAAGTTTTACATCTTTCTTGAGCTTGTAACCAAATGGTCTCTTCTAAACCTTTACCAACGTTACCCGCTTCTGGACTCTGTAGTCTCCAATTACACAAGACAGATTCTTGATGGTTTGAAATCTCTCCACGATAAAGGTTTTACTCACAG GGACATCAACTGCGCAAATATACTGGTGGACGCTAATGGCGACGTCAAACTTGCAGATTTCGGATTGGCAAAG gaGTCAAAGTTAAACGACATTAAGTCCTGCAAGGGAACTTCAGTTTGGATGGCTCCGGAG GAATAG